A genomic stretch from Arachis stenosperma cultivar V10309 chromosome 3, arast.V10309.gnm1.PFL2, whole genome shotgun sequence includes:
- the LOC130968126 gene encoding protein C2-DOMAIN ABA-RELATED 1-like, with translation MEHMMGLLRIHVQKGVNLAVRDLLSSDPYIIIRMGKQKVKTKVVKKSINPEWNDDLTLSISDPSLPVQLFVHDKDTFSLDDKMGDAEFDISPFVEAVKMRPQGVPNDTIIKRVQPSRQNCLAEESHIVWRDGKVVQNMVLRLRNVESGEVELQLNWIDIPGAKASLNT, from the exons ATGGAGCACATGATGGGTCTGCTGAGAATTCATGTCCAAAAAGGGGTTAACCTTGCTGTAAGGGATTTACTAAGCAGTGACCCTTATATCATCATCAGAATGGGCAAGCAG AAGGTGAAGACTAAGGTGGTGAAGAAGAGTATCAACCCTGAATGGAATGATGATTTGACTTTGTCTATTTCGGATCCTAGTCTCCCAGTACAGCTA TTTGTGCATGACAAGGACACATTCAGCCTTGATGACAAAATGGGGGATGCTGAGTTTGATATCAGTCCGTTTGTGGAAGCGGTGAAGATGCGGCCGCAAGGCGTCCCGAACGACACCATAATCAAAAGGGTTCAGCCTAGCAGACAGAACTGTTTGGCAGAGGAGAGCCACATTGTGTGGAGAGATGGCAAAGTGGTtcagaacatggttcttaggCTAAGAAATGTGGAGTCTGGTGAAGTGGAGCTACAACTCAATTGGATTGACATTCCTGGTGCCAAGGCCTCTTTGAACACCTAA
- the LOC130968125 gene encoding protein PTST, chloroplastic isoform X1: protein MEMNIARCSPKTEGLFFSNTSRTVGWENMQKLPYNNVAVQNPRWTLRKFTSPYRAFTAVCPRRSFFCRTRSMATSLEESSSLQPGENSTEDEDPYAEEESENLAQPLTKEQIMALLVDTEREKLTKKLSEANQHNRFLKRQLHIKEDALVNFKSELAVMELEVQALVKLAEEIAKSGIPEGSRKINGKYIHSHLVTRLEAVHEQLMEQIKDVGAAQSKKVSIFWVGMAESVQVLGTFDGWSQGEHLSPEYTGSYTRFSTTLMLRPGRYEIKFLVDGEWKLSPEFPIIGEGLTKNNLLVVE, encoded by the exons ATGGAAATGAATATTGCAAG GTGTAGTCCCAAAACAGAGGGATTATTCTTTTCCAACACTTCAAGAACAGTAGGATGggagaacatgcagaaacttCCGTATAATAATGTGGCTGTCCAGAATCCAAGATGGACCTTGCGCAAATTCACATCGCCCTATCGAGCTTTTACTGCAGTGTGTCCAAGAAGGTCTTTTTTCTGTCGAACGCGTTCCATGGCAACTAGTTTGGAGGAATCTTCATCTTTACAACCTGGAGAAAATTCCACTGAGGATGAGGATCCTTATGCTGAAGAAGAATCGGAAAATTTGGCACAACCACTTACCAAAGAACAG ATAATGGCTCTGCTTGTTGATACTGAAAGAGAAAAACTTACGAAGAAGCTTAGTGAAGCCAACCAGCATAATCGGTTCCTCAAAAGGCAG TTGCATATAAAGGAAGATGCATTGGTAAATTTTAAAAGTGAGCTTGCTGTCATGGAACTTGAAGTTCAG GCTTTGGTCAAACTAGCAGAAGAAATAGCAAAATCTGGTATTCCAGAAGGTTCAAGGAAGATCAACGGAAAGTACATTCATTCTCACCTGGTTACTCGATTAGAAG CTGTACATGAACAATTGATGGAACAAATAAAGGACGTTGGTGCGGCACAGTCCAAGAAGGTTTCTATTTTTTGGGTTGGAATGGCTGAG AGCGTGCAAGTTTTGGGGACCTTTGATGGTTGGAGCCAAGGAGAGCACCTTTCACCTGAGTATACTGGTTCTTACACTAGGTTCTCAACAACGTTGATGCTGAGACCCGGGAG GTATGAAATCAAATTCTTAGTAGACGGTGAATGGAAGCTATCACCTGAGTTCCCCATTATTGGTGAAGGATTAACCAAAAACAATTTGTTAGTTGTCGAGTGA
- the LOC130967071 gene encoding putative F-box protein At1g65770, which translates to MGEVDQWENIHEDMLNQIAKRLYSYDDYLQLPLVCKQWNSKLPKIPNGIKAPWLLVPIGGAAKEPFKAGKDICHVSQLPTIDEETVDTFSVEEKGIYHLKLELQYNLIRGSCHGWLIIVSIYEGTIRMLNPLTKVCLDLPPISTLPNVNDDGDECSYYLGPLKYITDIVYAYKIIVWKVVINSAPINDNNNNFMAVALYGAATHLAFYKSNSRKWIKLTTNDDPYTYFQDVIFFQEKIYIIDDNGQLYEFDTNTKAEPVRITHEVTPPSDVVTQEEVTNLKYLIGCADGSLLMVVRHVHNLMQQDNQRSYETIKFDIYELKKNANTWSRITSLGNYVLVIGFNGSVQMLADDFSNCKGNQIFFTDNFVDDQTLDDVVYYHNIGIFNLEDESCQTVLSDVNFFCPPVWILL; encoded by the coding sequence ATGGGTGAGGTTGATCAATGGGAAAACATTCATGAAGATATGCTGAACCAAATTGCAAAGCGACTCTATTCATATGATGACTACCTTCAACTTCCATTGGTTTGCAAGCAATGGAACTCCAAACTTCCCAAGATTCCCAATGGCATCAAAGCTCCGTGGCTGCTAGTACCTATTGGTGGCGCTGCTAAAGAACCTTTCAAAGCTGGTAAGGACATCTGCCATGTCTCACAACTACCTACCATTGATGAAGAAACTGTTGACACTTTCAGTGTGGAAGAGAAGGGAATTTACCATCTCAAACTAGAGCTGCAATACAATCTTATCCGTGGTTCTTGTCATGGATGGCTAATAATTGTATCCATATATGAAGGCACTATACGAATGCTAAATCCATTGACAAAGGTTTGCTTGGATCTTCCTCCAATCTCAACTCTACCAAACGTAAATGATGATGGAGATGAATGTTCTTATTATCTTGGACCCTTAAAATACATCACGGACATTGTATATGCATATAAAATTATAGTTTGGAAGGTTGTTATAAATTCAGCTCCTATCAATGacaataacaataattttaTGGCTGTGGCTTTATATGGAGCAGCTACTCATTTGGCTTTTTACAAGTCGAATAGCAGGAAATGGATCAAATTAACAACCAATGACGATCCATATACATACTTTCAAGACGTTATATTTTTTCAAGAGaagatatatataatagatGATAATGGGCAGCTATACGAGTTTGATACAAACACAAAGGCAGAGCCCGTGAGAATAACTCATGAAGTCACGCCTCCATCTGATGTTGTCACTCAAGAAGAAGTCACCAATCTTAAATACCTGATTGGTTGTGCTGATGGAAGTTTATTGATGGTGGTAAGACATGTTCATAATTTGATGCAGCAAGATAATCAGCGTTCCTATGAGACTATCAAATTCGATATTTATGAATTGAAGAAAAATGCAAACACATGGTCAAGAATAACTAGTTTGGGGAATTATGTGTTGGTAATTGGATTCAATGGTTCTGTTCAAATGTTGGCTGACGATTTTTCAAATTGCAAAGGAAATCAGATCTTCTTTACTGATAATTTTGTTGATGACCAAACGTTAGACGACGTTGTTTACTATCATAATATTGGCATCTTCAATTTGGAAGATGAGAGTTGTCAAACAGTATTATCAGATGTTAACTTTTTTTGTCCTCCTGTTTGGATATTGCTTTAA
- the LOC130967072 gene encoding uncharacterized protein At4g22758-like: protein MKKSAFEKMVMQKNKSKGSHEDQKQQQCKRLLVSINVLGSAGPIRFVVNEKDTVSAIIETALKSYAREGRLPLLGFDPTDFLLYNAYFDALNPLEAIGSYGVRNFVLCKKQVCSSKAEPNTELISHQKSNGGSGWKAWFNKSFGLKILSH, encoded by the exons atgaagaagagtGCTTTTGAGAAGATGGTGATGCAGAAGAACAAGAGCAAGGGAAGCCACGAGGATCAGAAGCAGCAGCAGTGTAAGAGGTTGTTGGTGAGTATCAACGTACTTGGGAGCGCAGGGCCAATAAGGTTTGTGGTGAATGAAAAAGACACTGTTTCTGCGATCATTGAAACTGCTCTCAAGTCCTATGCTCGTGAAGGCAGGCTTCCTCTTCTTGGTTTTGATCCCACCGACTTCCTCCTTTATAATGCATACTTTGATG CTCTGAATCCATTGGAAGCCATAGGATCTTATGGGGTGAGGAACTTTGTGCTGTGCAAGAAGCAAGTGTGTTCATCAAAGGCAGAACCGAACACAGAGCTGATATCTCATCAGAAAAGCAATGGTGGTAGTGGCTGGAAGGCATGGTTCAACAAATCATTTGGATTGAAAATTTTATCCCATTGA
- the LOC130967070 gene encoding uncharacterized protein At4g22758-like — MKKSAFEKMVMQKNKSKGSHEDQKQQQCKRLLVSINVLGSAGPIRFVVNEKDTVSAIIETALKSYAREGRLPLLGFDPTDFLLYNAYFDALNPLEAIGSYGVRNFVLCKKQVCSSKAEPNTELISQKSNRGSGWKAWFNKSFGLKVLSH; from the exons ATGAAGAAGAGTGCTTTTGAGAAGATGGTGATGCAGAAGAACAAGAGCAAGGGAAGCCACGAGGATCAGAAGCAGCAGCAGTGTAAGAGGTTGTTGGTGAGTATCAACGTACTTGGGAGCGCAGGGCCAATAAGGTTTGTGGTGAATGAAAAAGACACTGTTTCTGCGATCATTGAAACTGCTCTCAAGTCCTATGCTCGTGAAGGCAGGCTTCCTCTTCTTGGTTTTGATCCCACCGACTTCCTCCTTTATAATGCATACTTTGATG CTCTGAATCCATTGGAAGCCATAGGATCTTATGGGGTGAGGAACTTTGTGCTGTGCAAGAAGCAAGTGTGTTCATCAAAGGCAGAACCGAACACAGAGCTGATATCTCAGAAAAGCAACCGTGGTAGTGGTTGGAAGGCATGGTTCAACAAATCATTTGGATTGAAAGTTTTATCCCATTGA
- the LOC130968125 gene encoding protein PTST, chloroplastic isoform X2: MQKLPYNNVAVQNPRWTLRKFTSPYRAFTAVCPRRSFFCRTRSMATSLEESSSLQPGENSTEDEDPYAEEESENLAQPLTKEQIMALLVDTEREKLTKKLSEANQHNRFLKRQLHIKEDALVNFKSELAVMELEVQALVKLAEEIAKSGIPEGSRKINGKYIHSHLVTRLEAVHEQLMEQIKDVGAAQSKKVSIFWVGMAESVQVLGTFDGWSQGEHLSPEYTGSYTRFSTTLMLRPGRYEIKFLVDGEWKLSPEFPIIGEGLTKNNLLVVE, encoded by the exons atgcagaaacttCCGTATAATAATGTGGCTGTCCAGAATCCAAGATGGACCTTGCGCAAATTCACATCGCCCTATCGAGCTTTTACTGCAGTGTGTCCAAGAAGGTCTTTTTTCTGTCGAACGCGTTCCATGGCAACTAGTTTGGAGGAATCTTCATCTTTACAACCTGGAGAAAATTCCACTGAGGATGAGGATCCTTATGCTGAAGAAGAATCGGAAAATTTGGCACAACCACTTACCAAAGAACAG ATAATGGCTCTGCTTGTTGATACTGAAAGAGAAAAACTTACGAAGAAGCTTAGTGAAGCCAACCAGCATAATCGGTTCCTCAAAAGGCAG TTGCATATAAAGGAAGATGCATTGGTAAATTTTAAAAGTGAGCTTGCTGTCATGGAACTTGAAGTTCAG GCTTTGGTCAAACTAGCAGAAGAAATAGCAAAATCTGGTATTCCAGAAGGTTCAAGGAAGATCAACGGAAAGTACATTCATTCTCACCTGGTTACTCGATTAGAAG CTGTACATGAACAATTGATGGAACAAATAAAGGACGTTGGTGCGGCACAGTCCAAGAAGGTTTCTATTTTTTGGGTTGGAATGGCTGAG AGCGTGCAAGTTTTGGGGACCTTTGATGGTTGGAGCCAAGGAGAGCACCTTTCACCTGAGTATACTGGTTCTTACACTAGGTTCTCAACAACGTTGATGCTGAGACCCGGGAG GTATGAAATCAAATTCTTAGTAGACGGTGAATGGAAGCTATCACCTGAGTTCCCCATTATTGGTGAAGGATTAACCAAAAACAATTTGTTAGTTGTCGAGTGA